One window of the Triticum dicoccoides isolate Atlit2015 ecotype Zavitan chromosome 3B, WEW_v2.0, whole genome shotgun sequence genome contains the following:
- the LOC119275207 gene encoding ABC transporter G family member 31, with protein MWAAEAPFSRSGSWREAEDEQEALRWAALQRLPTVARARRGLLRSPAVAPGGTGAGGPVEGDDALCEVDVTGLSSGDRTALVDRLLADSGDAEQFFRRIRARFDAVHIEFPKIEVRYEDLTVDAYVHVGSRALPTIPNFICNMTEAFLRHLRIYRGGRMKLPILDNINGIIRPSRMTLLLGPPSSGKTTLLLALAGRLGPGLKMSGSITYNGHHLNEFVPQRTSAYVSQQDWHASEMTVRETLEFAGRCQGVGIKYDMLVELLRREKNAGIKPDEDLDVFMKALALEGRQTSLVAEYVMKILGLDICADTIVGDEMIKGISGGQKKRLTTGELLVGSARVLFMDEISTGLDSATTYQIIKYLRDSTHALDGTTIISLLQPAPETYELFDDVILISEGQIVYQGPREYAADFFAAMGFRCPERKNVADFLQEVLSKKDQQQYWCQYDYPYQFVSVTKFAEAFKTFVIGKRLHDDLDRPYNRKHNHPAALSTSNYGVKRLEILKSNFQWQRLLMKRNSFIYVFKFIQLLLVALITMTVFFRTTMHHDSVDDGIIYLGALYFAIVMILFNGFTEVSMLVAKLPVLYKHRDLHFYPPWAYTLPSWLLSIPTSLIESGMWTLVTYYVVGYDPQFTRFLGQFLLLFFLHQTSLALFRVMASLGRNMIVANTFGSFALLVVMILGGFIITKESIPVWWIWGYWISPMMYAQNAISVNEFHGHSWSKPFADQNITLGEAVLTGYGLFKEKYWFWIGVGALLGYTIVLNALFTLFLTILNPIGNMQAVVSKDAIRNKDSRRSDRVALELRSYLHSNSLNGLKLKEQKGMVLPFQPLSMCFKNINYYVDVPEELKKQGIAEDRLQLLVDVTGAFRPGVLTALVGVSGAGKTTLMDVLAGRKTGGLIEGSISISGYPKNQETFTRISGYCEQNDVHSPCLTVIESLLYSACLRLPSHVNDDTQRAFVEEVMELVELNPLSGALVGLPGVNGLSTEQRKRLTIAVELVANPSIVFMDEPTSGLDARSAAIVMRTVRNIVNTGRTIVCTIHQPSIDIFESFDELLFMKRGGQLIYAGPLGSKSRNLVEFFQAVPGVPKIRDGYNPAAWMLDVTSTQMEQILGVDFAEYYRQSKLFLQTKEIVEALSKPNSEVKELTFSTKYAQPFCAQFIACLWKQNLSYWRNPQYTAVRFFYTVIISLMFGTICWKFGSRRETQHDIFNAMGAMYAAVLFIGITNATSVQPVISIERFVSYRERAAGMYSALPFAFSLVTVEFPYILVQSLVYGTIFYSLGSFEWTAVKFLWFLFFMYFTLLYFTFYGMMTTAITPNHMVAPIIAAPFYTLWNLFCGFMIPRKLIPVWWRWYYWANPVSWTLYGLLTSQFGDLDQPLLLADGIRTTTVVAFLEEHFGFRHDFLGVVATMVVGFCVLFAVVFALAIRNLNFQRR; from the exons ATGTGGGCGGCGGAGGCGCCCTTCTCGCGGTCCGGGTCGTGGCGGGAGGCAGAGGACGAGCAGGAGGCGCTGCGCTGGGCCGCGCTGCAGCGCCTCCCCACCGTGGCGCGTGCCAGGAGGGGCCTGCTCAGGTCGCCCGCCGTCGCGCCCGGCGGCACCGGCGCGGGCGGCCCGGTCGAGGGCGACGACGCGCTCTGCGAGGTCGACGTCACCGGCCTCTCCTCCGGCGACCGCACCGCGCTCGTCGACCGCCTGCTCGCAGACTCCGGCGACGCCGAGCAGTTCTTCCGCCGCATACGCGCCCGCTTCGACGC GGTGCACATAGAGTTCCCCAAGATCGAAGTGAGGTACGAGGACCTGACGGTGGACGCGTACGTGCATGTCGGCAGCAGGGCGCTGCCCACCATCCCCAACTTCATATGCAACATGACAGAG GCATTTCTGAGGCACCTGAGGATCTACAGAGGGGGAAGAATGAAGTTACCTATATTGGACAACATTAATGGGATCATTCGCCCATCAAG AATGACACTGCTTTTGGGCCCTCCAAGTTCCGGGAAGACCACCTTGCTTTTAGCACTTGCCGGTCGACTTGGTCCTGGACTAAAG ATGTCTGGGAGCATTACTTACAACGGCCACCATCTAAATGAATTTGTGCCTCAGAGAACATCTGCTTATGTAAGTCAGCAAGACTGGCATGCTTCAGAGATGACCGTCAGAGAAACCCTGGAGTTTGCTGGGCGCTGTCAGGGTGTTGGTATAAAGTATG ATATGCTCGTTGAACTTTTGAGGAGAGAAAAGAATGCTGGGATCAAGCCTGATGAGGACCTTGATGTATTCATGAAG GCATTGGCTCTCGAAGGTAGACAGACGAGTCTCGTGGCTGAGTATGTAATGAAG ATTTTAGGGCTGGACATCTGTGCTGACACCATTGTTGGAGATGAAATGATCAAAGGAATCTCCGGTGGGCAAAAGAAGCGTCTAACAACAG GTGAATTGCTAGTTGGGTCTGCTCGTGTTCTGTTCATGGATGAGATTTCAACTGGCCTTGATAGTGcaaccacatatcagattatcaagtaCTTGAGGGATTCTACACATGCTCTGGATGGGACTACAATCATATCCCTGCTGCAGCCTGCCCCAGAAACTTATGAGCTATTCGATGATGTCATTCTTATATCTGAAGGTCAAATTGTATACCAGGGACCACGTGAATATGCTGCTGATTTTTTTGCTGCAATGGGATTCAGGTGCCCTGAAAGGAAAAATGTGGCAGATTTTTTGCAAGAA GTTTTGTCCAAGAAAGATCAACAGCAGTACTGGTGTCAATATGATTATCCATACCAGTTTGTGTCCGTAACAAAGTTTGCTGAAGCCTTTAAAACATTTGTTATTGGTAAGAGGCTGCATGATGATTTAGACAGGCCATACAATAGAAAACATAATCATCCCGCTGCTCTTTCAACTTCAAATTACGGTGTCAAGAGGCTTGAGATTCTAAAGTCCAACTTCCAGTGGCAGCGTCTGCTGATGAAAAGGAACTCATTCATCTACGTCTTCAAATTCATTCAG CTTCTACTTGTGGCTCTCATCACAATGACTGTATTTTTTCGAACAACAATGCACCATGATTCAGTTGATGATGGAATCATTTATCTTGGAGCCCTCTATTTTGCAATAGTGATGATTCTGTTCAACGGCTTTACTGAAGTCTCAATGTTGGTGGCGAAGCTTCCAGTTCTTTACAAGCACAGAGATTTGCATTTCTACCCACCGTGGGCTTATACGCTTCCTTCCTGGCTCCTGAGCATTCCAACCTCCCTTATTGAATCAGGAATGTGGACACTTGTAACATATTATGTGGTTGGTTATGATCCCCAATTCACAAG ATTTCTGGGACAATTTCTGTTGCTTTTCTTTCTGCACCAGACATCTTTGGCTCTTTTCCGGGTCATGGCATCTTTGGGCCGAAATATGATAGTTGCTAATACCTTTGGATCGTTTGCTTTGTTGGTTGTTATGATTCTTGGAGGATTCATCATAACCAAAG AAAGCATACCAGTCTGGTGGATTTGGGGTTACTGGATATCTCCTATGATGTATGCACAAAATGCTATATCGGTAAATGAATTCCATGGGCATTCTTGGAGCAAG CCATTTGCAGATCAGAATATCACATTAGGTGAAGCTGTACTCACTGGATATGGATTATTCAAGGAAAAATATTGGTTTTGGATTGGAGTAGGAGCATTGTTAGGATACACGATTGTTTTGAATGCCTTATTTACGTTGTTCTTGACAATTCTCAACC CAATTGGGAATATGCAAGCTGTTGTGTCCAAGGATGCAATTCGAAACAAGGATTCTAGGAGGAGTGACAGAGTAGCCCTAGAGCTGAGATCTTACCTGCATTCAAATTCACTGAATG GGCTTAAGCTCAAGGAACAGAAGGGCATGGTGTTACCCTTTCAACCCCTTTCTATGTGTTTTAAGAATATAAACTACTACGTTGATGTACCAGAG GAATTGAAAAAGCAAGGGATAGCAGAAGACCGCCTTCAGTTGCTTGTTGATGTCACTGGCGCATTTAGGCCAGGGGTACTAACAGCCCTTGTTGGAGTCAGTGGTGCTGGTAAAACCACCCTCATGGATGTTTTAGCTGGCCGGAAGACTGGAGGACTCATAGAAGGAAGCATTTCTATATCTGGATATCCTAAGAACCAAGAGACTTTCACAAGGATATCCGGTTATTGTGAACAAAATGATGTCCATTCACCTTGCTTGACTGTGATCGAGTCTTTGTTATACTCGGCATGCCTCCGGTTGCCTTCTCATGTCAATGATGACACTCAAAGG GCTTTTGTGGAAGAGGTGATGGAACTTGTTGAGCTGAATCCGTTAAGTGGTGCTCTTGTTGGCCTGCCAGGAGTTAATGGTCTGTCTACGGAACAACGCAAAAGGTTGACGATAGCTGTGGAGCTTGTGGCAAATCCTTCCATTGTATTCATGGATGAACCTACGTCAGGGTTGGATGCTAGGTCTGCAGCCATTGTGATGAGAACTGTACGAAATATTGTTAATACAGGGCGGACAATCGTGTGCACCATCCATCAGCCAAGTATCGACATATTTGAATCCTTTGATGAG CTTTTGTTTATGAAGCGTGGAGGGCAACTCATATATGCTGGCCCCTTGGGTTCCAAATCGCGGAATCTGGTTGAGTTTTTCCAG GCAGTTCCAGGGGTGCCTAAAATCAGGGATGGCTATAATCCTGCTGCATGGATGTTGGATGTCACGAGTACACAAATGGAGCAGATTCTTGGAGTGGATTTTGCTGAATACTATCGACAGTCGAAATTATTTCT GCAGACCAAAGAAATCGTCGAGGCCTTGAGCAAACCGAACAGTGAAGTGAAAGAGCTTACTTTCTCTACCAAGTATGCTCAGCCATTCTGTGCTCAGTTTATTGCTTGCTTATGGAAGCAAAACCTATCATACTGGAGGAATCCTCAATACACCGCAGTTCGGTTTTTCTACACTGTCATCATCTCCTTGATGTTTGGGACGATTTGTTGGAAATTTGGATCTAGAAG GGAGACCCAACATGATATATTCAATGCCATGGGTGCCATGTATGCAGCAGTGCTTTTCATAGGAATCACTAACGCCACATCTGTTCAGCCTGTGATTTCCATCGAAAGATTCGTATCATATAGAGAGCGAGCTGCTGGGATGTATTCAGCATTACCTTTCGCATTCTCTCTG GTTACTGTGGAGTTCCCTTACATTCTTGTGCAGTCACTTGTTTACGGTACAATTTTCTATAGCCTGGGTTCGTTTGAGTGGACAGCAGTGAAGTTCTTGTGGTTTCTGTTCTTCATGTACTTCACTCTGCTGTACTTCACCTTCTACggcatgatgacgacggcgatcacTCCGAATCATATGGTCGCGCCTATCATTGCCGCCCCATTCTACACGCTATGGAATCTCTTCTGCGGGTTCATGATCCCAAGAAAG CTGATCCCGGTGTGGTGGAGGTGGTACTACTGGGCCAACCCGGTGTCCTGGACGCTGTACGGGCTTCTGACCTCCCAGTTCGGCGACCTGGATCAGCCCCTTCTGCTGGCCGACGGCATCAGAACCACCACCGTGGTGGCGTTCCTGGAGGAGCACTTCGGGTTCCGGCACGACTTCCTGGGCGTCGTCGCCACGATGGTGGTCGGCTTCTgcgtcctcttcgccgtcgtcttcGCCCTCGCCATCAGGAACCTCAACTTCCAGCGCAGATGA